The region AGAAGTTAATGATGTTGCCCGCGATGATTTTCCCGTTCGGCACGACCACGATGCGGCCATCGACGGTACGCATGGTCGTTGAGAAAATCTGCACCTGCAGCACGGTCCCGGCAATGCCGCCAAGGTCAACGTATTCGCCGGAGCGGAATGGACGGAAGGTGACCAGCAGAACGCCTGCCGCCAGGTTTGACAGCGAGCCCTGCAGCGCCAGACCAATAGCCAGACCGGCGGCACCGAGAACGGCAATGACGGAAGCGGTCTGCACGCCCACACGGCCCAGCGCCGCAATCAGCGTAAAGGCGATAATGCCGTAGCGCACCAGTGCGGAGAGGAAGTCAGCCACCGTGGCGTCAATGTGACGGGCCAGCATTACGCGATTAACCGCGTTCGAAACGATACGCGCCACAATCATCCCGACGATGATGATGGCAATCGCCGCGACAATGTTCACGGCATAGCTCAGCAGCAGGGCCTGGTTGCGCACCAGCCAGTTACCGGCGTTATTGATGCTGTCTACAACATCGAGTTGTTCCATTTATTCTTCCTTTTGTTAAACCAAAACACAAAATCCATCCCCCATGGAGACAGGCAGGTCAGTAAAGGGTAAACAAAAAGCACCGGCTTTGCCAAACAGATCACAAAAACAGGTCTGACAGGGTATTGAAAAAGCATAAAAAAGGCCCGCATTTGCGGGCCTTCTGATGCTGTTAGCAGCTCAAATTACAGAACGTCGATTGCGTTCAGTTCTTTGAAAGCCTGCTCCAGACGGGTCACCATGGACGTCTGGGCTGCGCGCAGCCATACGCGTGGATCGTAGTATTTCTTGTTCGGCTGGTCTTCGCCTTTCGGGTTGCCCAGCTGGCCCTGCAGGTAAGCTTCGTTCGCTTTGTAGTACTGCAGGATACCGTCCCAGGTTGCCCACTGGGTATCGGTATCGATGTTCATTTTCACAACGCCGTAGCTTACGGAATCTTTGATTTCCTGAGCAGAAGAACCGGAACCGCCGTGGAAGACGAAGTTCAGGCTATTGTGCGGCAGGTTGTGTTTCTTAGAAACGTATTCCTGAGAATCACGCAGGATGGTTGGGGTCAGAACCACGTTACCTGGTTTGTAAACGCCGTGTACGTTACCGAAGGACGCTGCGATGGTGAAGCGTGGGCTGATTTTGCTCAGCTCGGTGTAAGCGTAATCAACGTCTTCTGGCTGGGTGTACAGTGCAGAAGCGTCCATGTGGCTGTTGTCCACGCCGTCTTCTTCACCACCGGTGCAACCCAGTTCGATTTCCAGGGTCATGTCCATTTTAGCCATGCGCGCCAGGTATTTGGAGCAGATTTCGATGTTTTCGTGCAGTGACTCTTCAGACAGGTCGATCATATGAGAAGAGAACAGTGGCTTACCGGTAGCCGCGAAGTGTTTTTCACCCGCGTCCAGCAGACCGTCGATCCACGGCAGCAGTTTCTTCGCGCAGTGGTCAGTGTGCAGGATAACTGGAACACCGTAGTGCTCAGCCATCTGGTGTACGTGGTGCGCACCAGAGATAGCGCCCAGGATTGCAGCACCCTGAGGAATGTCAGTTTTCACGCCTTTACCTGCGATGAACGCAGCGCCGCCGTTAGAGAACTGAACGATAACCGGTGCTTTAACTTTAGCGGCAGTTTCCAGTACGGCATTGATGGAGTCGGTACCCACGCAGTTAACTGCTGGCAGAGCGAAGTTGTTTTCTTTAGCTACCTGGAACACTTTCTGTACGTCATCACCAGTGATAACGCCAGGTTTTACGAAATCAAAAATTTTAGACATGTTGCTTAGTCCTGTATCTTCGGCCGTTAGAAAAGGTGCGAGCTCTTAAAAGCGCGCTGAAAATTGGGCAGGTTTCCCTGCCCTTGAATGGCTTACTTCTTAGCGCGCTCTTCGAGCATTGCTACTGCTGGCAGTACTTTGCCTTCCACGAATTCGAGGAATGCGCCGCCACCAGTGGAGATGTAGGAGATCTTGTCAGCGATACCGAACAGGTCGATTGCTGCCAGGGTGTCACCACCGCCTGCGATAGAGAACGCTTCGCTGTCTGCGATAGCGTTAGCAACAATTTCAGTACCTTTGCGGAAGTTCGGGAATTCGAACACGCCAACAGGACCGTTCCACAGGATAGTTTTCGCGTTTTTGAGGATTTCAGCCAGTTTCTGTGCAGAAACGTCGCCCAGGTCCAGAATCTGCTCTTCGTCTTTGATGTCGTTGACAGATTTCAGAGTCGCGGTTGCGGTCTCGGAGAACTCGGTCGCGACGCGAACGTCAGTTGGAACCGGGATATCACAGGTACCCAGCAGGCGTTTGGCTTCGTCAACCAGGTCTGCTTCGTACAGGGATTTGCCCACGTTGTGGCCCTGAGCGGCAACGAAGGTGTTCGCGATACCACCGCCAACGATCAGCTGGTCAGCGATTTTAGACAGGGAATCCAGAACGGTCAGTTTGGTGGAAACTTTAGAACCACCAACGATAGCGACCATCGGACGAGCAGGTTCTTTCAGTGCTTTACCCAGCGCTTCCAGTTCGTCAGCCAGCAGAGGACCGGCACACGCAACGTCTGCGAATTTACCGATACCGTGGGTTGACGCCTGAGCACGGTGAGCCGTACCGAATGCATCCATCACGAACACGTCGCACAGTGCAGCGTATTTTTTGGACAGAGTTTCGTCGTCTTTCTTTTCGCCTTTGTTGAAGCGAACGTTTTCCAGAACAACCAGTTCACCGGCTGCCACTTCAACGCCGTCCAGGTAATCTTTAACCAGGCGAACCGGGTTGGACAGTTTGTCTTTCAGGTAATTAACCACTGGCAGCAGAGAGAACTCTTCGTTGTACTCGCCTTCAGTTGGACGACCCAGGTGGGAGGTGACCATCACTTTCGCGCCCTGCTTCAGAGCCAGTTCGATGGTTGGCAGTGATGCACGGATACGCGCGTCGCTGGTCACTTTGCCATCTTTAACCGGCACGTTCAGATCGGCACGGA is a window of Enterobacter cloacae complex sp. ECNIH7 DNA encoding:
- the fbaA gene encoding class II fructose-bisphosphate aldolase — its product is MSKIFDFVKPGVITGDDVQKVFQVAKENNFALPAVNCVGTDSINAVLETAAKVKAPVIVQFSNGGAAFIAGKGVKTDIPQGAAILGAISGAHHVHQMAEHYGVPVILHTDHCAKKLLPWIDGLLDAGEKHFAATGKPLFSSHMIDLSEESLHENIEICSKYLARMAKMDMTLEIELGCTGGEEDGVDNSHMDASALYTQPEDVDYAYTELSKISPRFTIAASFGNVHGVYKPGNVVLTPTILRDSQEYVSKKHNLPHNSLNFVFHGGSGSSAQEIKDSVSYGVVKMNIDTDTQWATWDGILQYYKANEAYLQGQLGNPKGEDQPNKKYYDPRVWLRAAQTSMVTRLEQAFKELNAIDVL
- the pgk gene encoding phosphoglycerate kinase translates to MSVIKMTDLDLAGKRVFIRADLNVPVKDGKVTSDARIRASLPTIELALKQGAKVMVTSHLGRPTEGEYNEEFSLLPVVNYLKDKLSNPVRLVKDYLDGVEVAAGELVVLENVRFNKGEKKDDETLSKKYAALCDVFVMDAFGTAHRAQASTHGIGKFADVACAGPLLADELEALGKALKEPARPMVAIVGGSKVSTKLTVLDSLSKIADQLIVGGGIANTFVAAQGHNVGKSLYEADLVDEAKRLLGTCDIPVPTDVRVATEFSETATATLKSVNDIKDEEQILDLGDVSAQKLAEILKNAKTILWNGPVGVFEFPNFRKGTEIVANAIADSEAFSIAGGGDTLAAIDLFGIADKISYISTGGGAFLEFVEGKVLPAVAMLEERAKK
- the mscS gene encoding small-conductance mechanosensitive channel MscS, which gives rise to MEQLDVVDSINNAGNWLVRNQALLLSYAVNIVAAIAIIIVGMIVARIVSNAVNRVMLARHIDATVADFLSALVRYGIIAFTLIAALGRVGVQTASVIAVLGAAGLAIGLALQGSLSNLAAGVLLVTFRPFRSGEYVDLGGIAGTVLQVQIFSTTMRTVDGRIVVVPNGKIIAGNIINFSREPVRRNELIISVAYDSDIDQVKSLISNIIASDDRILKDKEQTVRLNELGASSINFVVRIWSKSSDLQNVYWDVLERIKRDFDANGISFPYPQMDVNVKKVKEAE